The following coding sequences lie in one Mycobacterium sp. DL440 genomic window:
- a CDS encoding sugar ABC transporter ATP-binding protein — MTRSHNAESTLPGRDVKAQRVTALRMQGIVKAFPGTKACDGATLEIAQGEVHCLLGENGAGKSTLMKILSGSYTPDAGTITLDGEEVSFGSPIDGVRAGINTIYQELDLVPDMTVAQNLFLGHEPLRGLFIARRERDRLAAQAIARVGGSFAPSDVVASLSVSDQQLTAIAKALTTDARVIIMDEPSATLTDHDLAEVFRVIRELTAAGKSVIYISHRLDEVKAIGDRATVMRDGATVGVFDIATVAKGELIEAMIGRGLRSQSPRQARTVGAKAELLEIRRAAIPGVIDVSGITVGRGEIVGLAGLGGAGRSTLLATLFGDRSADLDLTLSGAGITRLTPRRAVRAGIGLVPEDRKSQGLFLEQSILRNAGIAALAPFGLNPMKTAGRLCMSPLERLGVKFSNVDQPVGQLSGGNQQKVVLAKWMARGIDLLLLDEPTRGLDIGAKADLFEQVQALAESGVGVLMASSEMSELTENCDLIWVMHEGKNIAAFDPRTTSPADISRCVVTGRTDND; from the coding sequence ATGACACGTAGCCACAACGCCGAATCGACGCTGCCGGGCCGCGACGTCAAAGCTCAGCGAGTGACCGCGCTACGCATGCAGGGCATCGTGAAAGCCTTTCCCGGCACCAAGGCGTGTGACGGCGCCACACTCGAGATCGCCCAGGGCGAGGTGCACTGCCTGCTCGGTGAGAACGGTGCTGGCAAGAGCACCCTGATGAAGATCCTCTCCGGGTCCTACACCCCGGACGCGGGAACGATCACGCTGGACGGCGAGGAAGTCTCGTTCGGCTCCCCCATCGACGGCGTCCGGGCCGGCATCAACACCATCTATCAGGAATTGGACCTCGTCCCGGATATGACCGTGGCGCAGAATCTCTTCCTGGGCCACGAACCGTTGCGCGGCCTGTTCATCGCACGCCGGGAGCGGGATCGCCTGGCGGCACAGGCGATCGCCCGCGTCGGCGGCAGCTTCGCACCGTCGGATGTGGTCGCCAGCCTCTCGGTGTCCGATCAGCAGCTCACCGCAATTGCCAAGGCGCTCACCACCGATGCTCGGGTCATCATCATGGACGAGCCCAGCGCCACGCTCACCGATCACGATCTCGCCGAGGTCTTCCGCGTCATCCGCGAACTCACCGCAGCCGGAAAGTCGGTCATCTACATTTCCCACCGGCTCGACGAGGTCAAGGCGATCGGCGACCGCGCGACCGTGATGCGCGACGGTGCCACCGTCGGCGTGTTCGACATCGCGACGGTGGCCAAAGGCGAACTCATCGAAGCGATGATTGGTCGTGGACTGCGCTCCCAATCCCCCCGGCAAGCGCGCACCGTCGGTGCCAAGGCCGAGCTACTCGAGATTCGCCGGGCCGCCATTCCGGGCGTGATCGACGTATCCGGCATCACCGTCGGGCGCGGCGAGATCGTCGGGCTCGCAGGGTTGGGCGGCGCGGGCCGTTCCACGCTGTTGGCCACACTGTTCGGCGATCGGTCCGCTGACCTCGATCTGACGTTGTCCGGTGCCGGCATCACCCGGCTGACACCCCGGCGTGCCGTTCGAGCCGGGATCGGCCTGGTCCCCGAAGACCGCAAGAGCCAGGGCCTGTTCTTGGAACAATCGATCCTGCGCAACGCCGGGATCGCTGCACTCGCACCGTTCGGGCTCAACCCGATGAAGACCGCAGGCCGGCTCTGCATGTCACCGCTGGAGCGCCTGGGTGTCAAATTCTCCAACGTCGATCAGCCCGTCGGCCAGCTGTCCGGCGGCAATCAACAGAAGGTCGTGCTGGCCAAGTGGATGGCCCGCGGAATCGACCTACTGCTCCTCGACGAGCCCACCCGCGGACTGGACATCGGCGCGAAAGCCGACCTGTTCGAACAGGTTCAGGCGCTGGCCGAATCCGGGGTGGGGGTGTTGATGGCATCCAGCGAGATGAGCGAGCTCACCGAGAACTGCGACCTGATCTGGGTCATGCACGAGGGCAAGAACATCGCGGCATTCGACCCCAGAACCACATCGCCGGCGGACATCTCCCGCTGCGTCGTCACAGGAAGAACCGACAATGACTGA
- a CDS encoding ribulokinase: protein MGILLTIDLGTEGTRIGAFTEDGTPLGTAHRPYSTHHPRPGWAEQDPRDWWAAITAATRQLLDSDPCRAAGTVIAIAASTTASTVAVVDAAGTPLRPAILWMDARGAAESERTAQLSRQYPILDWSGGSDAAEWLLPKAMWLKKHDPEAYRSAARIVEAVDYLTFRLTGRWVGSQMNAVCKYNYDALAGRFPADLYAALDMDDLIPKLPDEIVPVGGVAGTLSESAATDLGITGDAVVAVGGIDAHVSLLACGGKVDGLVSIVSGTSSAIVTEVDKPTTSNEVWGPYPNALTHDRWLVEGGQVTSGSVLKWTGESIMGVPRDELPALIDQATAVDPASHGLRALDYFMGNRTPHREARLRGAVVGLTLGTTKAELYRAMVEAVACGTRSVIDSFERSGVPCERLVFSGGIERNSLWQQITIDVLGRPAELVIGENLTLRACAVIAATAAGIVPSLGAGSRLFAPRVRLLEPDPKRTAVYEQTFGDYQRLTAALRPIMCDTAEGNAGPIGGGPLRVVR from the coding sequence ATGGGAATCCTCCTGACGATCGACCTCGGCACCGAGGGCACCCGCATCGGCGCCTTCACCGAGGACGGCACCCCGCTGGGCACGGCCCACCGCCCCTACTCGACCCACCACCCGCGGCCGGGGTGGGCCGAGCAGGATCCGCGGGACTGGTGGGCCGCGATCACCGCCGCGACTCGTCAGCTGTTGGACAGCGACCCCTGCCGAGCAGCCGGCACGGTCATCGCCATCGCCGCATCGACGACCGCCTCGACGGTGGCAGTCGTCGACGCGGCGGGAACACCGCTACGTCCGGCCATTCTGTGGATGGATGCACGCGGCGCCGCCGAGTCGGAGCGAACCGCCCAACTGAGCCGGCAATACCCGATCCTCGACTGGTCCGGGGGTTCCGACGCCGCCGAATGGCTCCTGCCAAAGGCGATGTGGCTCAAGAAACATGACCCTGAGGCGTACCGGTCGGCCGCGCGCATCGTGGAGGCCGTCGACTACCTCACCTTCCGGTTGACGGGCCGGTGGGTCGGTTCGCAGATGAACGCAGTCTGTAAGTACAACTACGACGCCCTGGCGGGGCGGTTCCCAGCCGACCTCTATGCCGCCCTGGATATGGACGACCTCATCCCCAAGCTGCCGGATGAGATCGTTCCCGTAGGCGGGGTCGCCGGCACGCTTTCCGAAAGCGCCGCAACCGATCTGGGCATCACGGGTGACGCCGTCGTGGCTGTCGGCGGCATTGACGCACACGTGTCCCTCCTGGCCTGCGGTGGCAAGGTCGACGGGCTGGTGTCCATCGTTTCCGGAACGTCCTCGGCCATCGTCACCGAAGTGGACAAGCCGACCACCTCCAACGAGGTGTGGGGGCCGTATCCGAATGCGTTGACCCACGACAGGTGGCTGGTCGAAGGCGGCCAGGTGACCAGCGGTTCGGTACTCAAATGGACGGGTGAGTCCATCATGGGGGTGCCCCGCGACGAGCTCCCGGCGTTGATCGACCAGGCCACCGCGGTAGACCCGGCTTCCCACGGCCTGCGGGCCCTCGACTACTTCATGGGCAACCGCACGCCGCACCGGGAGGCCCGCCTGCGCGGGGCCGTGGTGGGACTGACGCTCGGCACCACGAAGGCCGAACTGTACCGGGCGATGGTCGAAGCCGTCGCCTGCGGAACCCGCAGCGTCATCGACTCCTTCGAACGGTCGGGGGTGCCCTGTGAACGCCTGGTCTTCTCGGGTGGAATAGAACGAAACTCGTTGTGGCAGCAAATCACAATCGATGTGCTCGGGCGGCCCGCCGAACTGGTGATCGGCGAGAACCTCACCTTGCGGGCGTGCGCGGTGATCGCGGCGACCGCCGCCGGGATCGTTCCGAGCCTGGGCGCCGGTTCCCGACTGTTCGCTCCGCGTGTCCGGCTGCTGGAACCCGATCCAAAGCGAACAGCAGTGTACGAGCAGACATTTGGCGACTACCAGCGGTTGACCGCCGCGTTACGCCCGATCATGTGCGACACCGCCGAGGGCAACGCCGGCCCGATCGGCGGCGGCCCGCTCCGGGTGGTGCGGTGA
- the ppc gene encoding phosphoenolpyruvate carboxylase, with translation MADGPDIALDPIGAVQRTPVGREATEPMREDIRLLGAILGDTVREQNGAQVFDLVERARVESFRVRRSEIDRAELADLFTGIDVHQAIPVIRAFTQFALLANVAEDIHRERRRAVHVAAGEPPQDSSLDATYFKLDRAIAAAELNSATVADALSGALVAPVITAHPTETRRRTVFDTQHRVTELMRLRLHGQTHTADGRDIEVELRRHILTLWQTALVRLSRLKISDEIETGLRYYPAAFFEVIPQVNAEVRTALQARWPGAELLEQPILRPGSWIGGDRDGNPNVDAGVVRLATGRAAHMAFAHYFTELTALEEELSMSARLVRVSDELTSLADACAEPARADEPYRRALRVIHARLTATGREILDDQPEHELDLGLAAYRTPQEFLTDLDTVDASLRGNGSAVLAEDRLTRLREAVRVFGFHLCGLDMRQNSEVHEQVVAELLAWAGVHPDYASLPEADRVELLAAEISTRRPLIGEGAELSELARKELDIIGAATRAVTVFGAQAVPNYIISMCQSVSDLLEAAILLKEAGLLDVSGAAHGEVYAPVGIVPLFETIEDLQQGSSVLEAALALPVYRSIVTARGQHQEVMLGYSDSNKDGGYLAANWALYRAELDLVDAARKTGIRLRLFHGRGGTVGRGGGPSYDAILAQPPGAVKGSLRITEQGEVIAAKYAEPRIAHRNLETLLAATLESTLLDVEGLGDEADPAYQVLDELAVLAQRAYAELVHETPGFVEYFKASTPVSEIGALNIGSRPSSRKPTTSIADLRAIPWVLAWSQSRVMLPGWYGTGTAFEQWIGDDETRVAVLQDLYERWPFFRTVLSNMAQVLAKSDMGLAARYSELVDDEELRARVFDKIVAEHDRTIAMYKLITGQDDLLADNPALARSVFNRFPYLEPLNHLQVELLRRYRGGDTDELVQRGILLTMSGLATALRNSG, from the coding sequence ATGGCTGACGGTCCCGACATTGCACTTGACCCGATCGGTGCGGTTCAGCGCACCCCTGTGGGCCGCGAGGCCACCGAGCCGATGCGTGAGGACATCCGACTCCTCGGCGCGATTCTCGGTGACACCGTGCGCGAACAGAACGGAGCCCAGGTCTTCGACCTGGTCGAGCGGGCCCGGGTGGAATCCTTCCGGGTCCGCCGTTCGGAGATCGACCGGGCCGAGTTGGCCGACCTGTTCACCGGTATCGATGTCCACCAGGCGATCCCTGTCATCCGTGCCTTCACCCAGTTCGCGCTGTTGGCCAATGTCGCCGAGGACATCCACCGCGAGCGGCGACGCGCAGTGCACGTGGCGGCCGGCGAGCCACCACAGGACAGCAGTCTGGACGCGACGTATTTCAAGCTGGACCGGGCGATCGCCGCCGCCGAATTGAACTCGGCGACCGTCGCCGATGCGTTGAGCGGTGCCCTGGTCGCGCCGGTGATCACCGCGCATCCCACCGAAACCCGGCGCCGGACCGTCTTCGACACCCAGCACCGGGTCACCGAGTTGATGCGGCTGCGTCTGCACGGGCAGACCCATACCGCCGACGGCCGCGATATCGAGGTCGAGTTGCGTCGCCACATCCTCACGTTGTGGCAGACCGCGTTGGTGAGGTTGTCCAGGTTGAAGATCTCCGACGAGATCGAGACCGGCCTTCGCTATTACCCGGCAGCATTCTTCGAGGTCATCCCACAGGTCAACGCCGAGGTGCGCACCGCGTTGCAGGCCCGCTGGCCCGGGGCGGAACTGCTGGAACAACCGATCCTGCGGCCGGGAAGCTGGATCGGCGGCGACCGCGACGGCAATCCGAACGTCGATGCGGGCGTGGTGCGGCTGGCCACCGGGCGCGCCGCCCACATGGCCTTCGCGCACTACTTCACCGAGCTCACCGCGCTGGAAGAAGAGCTTTCGATGTCGGCGCGGCTGGTCCGGGTCAGTGACGAGCTCACCTCGCTGGCCGATGCCTGCGCTGAGCCGGCACGTGCCGACGAGCCCTACCGGCGGGCACTGCGGGTGATCCATGCCCGGCTGACCGCGACCGGCCGCGAAATCCTCGATGATCAGCCCGAACACGAGCTCGACCTGGGCCTCGCGGCCTACCGCACCCCGCAGGAATTCCTGACCGACCTGGACACGGTCGACGCCTCGCTGCGAGGCAACGGTAGCGCGGTGCTGGCCGAGGACCGGCTGACCAGGCTGCGAGAAGCTGTGCGGGTCTTCGGGTTTCACCTCTGCGGCCTGGACATGCGACAGAATTCCGAGGTGCACGAGCAGGTGGTCGCCGAGCTGCTCGCCTGGGCTGGGGTGCATCCCGACTATGCGTCCCTGCCCGAAGCGGACCGGGTGGAGCTGCTGGCGGCCGAGATCTCGACCCGTCGCCCGCTGATCGGCGAAGGCGCCGAGTTGTCGGAGCTGGCCCGCAAGGAACTCGACATCATCGGGGCGGCGACCCGGGCGGTCACCGTCTTCGGCGCGCAGGCCGTGCCCAACTACATCATCTCGATGTGCCAATCGGTGTCCGATCTACTCGAGGCGGCGATCCTGCTCAAAGAGGCCGGCCTGCTGGATGTTTCGGGCGCAGCTCACGGCGAGGTGTATGCACCGGTCGGGATCGTGCCGCTGTTCGAGACCATCGAGGATCTGCAGCAGGGTTCGTCAGTCCTGGAGGCGGCGCTCGCCCTGCCGGTCTACCGCAGCATCGTCACCGCCCGCGGACAACATCAGGAAGTGATGCTGGGCTACTCGGACTCGAACAAGGATGGCGGCTACCTCGCGGCGAACTGGGCGCTGTACCGGGCCGAATTGGACCTCGTCGACGCGGCCCGCAAGACCGGAATTCGGTTGCGCCTGTTCCACGGCCGGGGCGGCACCGTGGGTCGTGGTGGCGGGCCGAGTTATGACGCGATCCTGGCGCAGCCGCCCGGTGCGGTGAAGGGTTCATTGCGCATCACCGAGCAGGGTGAGGTTATCGCGGCGAAGTACGCCGAACCCCGGATCGCGCACCGCAATCTGGAGACGCTGTTGGCAGCGACGCTGGAATCCACCCTGCTCGACGTCGAGGGTCTCGGCGATGAAGCCGACCCCGCCTACCAGGTTCTCGATGAGCTGGCCGTCCTGGCGCAGCGGGCATACGCTGAATTGGTCCACGAGACACCGGGATTCGTCGAGTACTTCAAGGCCTCGACACCGGTCAGCGAGATCGGCGCACTCAATATCGGCAGCCGGCCCAGCTCACGTAAACCGACCACGTCGATAGCCGATCTGCGGGCCATCCCATGGGTGCTGGCCTGGAGCCAGTCCCGCGTGATGCTGCCCGGCTGGTACGGCACCGGCACGGCGTTCGAACAATGGATCGGCGACGACGAGACCCGAGTCGCCGTGCTGCAGGACCTCTACGAGCGTTGGCCGTTCTTCCGTACCGTGCTGTCGAACATGGCCCAGGTGCTGGCGAAATCGGATATGGGCCTGGCAGCACGGTACTCCGAGCTGGTCGACGATGAAGAACTGCGGGCCCGGGTATTCGACAAGATCGTCGCCGAGCACGATCGCACCATCGCCATGTACAAGCTGATCACCGGCCAGGACGACCTGCTGGCCGACAACCCGGCCCTGGCCCGCTCGGTGTTCAACCGGTTCCCGTACCTGGAGCCGCTCAATCACCTGCAAGTCGAGCTGCTGCGCAGGTATCGCGGCGGGGATACCGATGAACTGGTGCAGCGCGGAATCCTGCTCACCATGAGCGGTTTGGCCACCGCGCTCCGCAATAGTGGCTAG
- a CDS encoding galactitol-1-phosphate 5-dehydrogenase, with protein MTAAVMYAPGDIRVEPAPVPRPGPGEVLLKVAACGVCGSDIPRMLKNGGYVMPIICGHEFSGWVTELGAGVDGFEIGELVSVPPLIPCRTCEFCAKGAFGLCENYDYFGSRSNGAYAQYVVSPAGNLLKLPAGIDPRAAAMLDPAAIALHGLWKTDLRAGHRVLVIGAGPIGLFAVQWAKLHGAVQIVAVDLSEEKAAMAREAGATHAVQNVEEARALAGRGFDIVLESAGVPATADMAANLTGPHGHAVFVGIPHAPVTLDKDTFNQFMRQETSLHGSWNSFSAPFPGDEWRTSAQMLAEGKLKWEFMITHELPLSALPDMMQQLGDRSIFSSKVLFLPNKD; from the coding sequence ATGACTGCCGCCGTGATGTACGCACCCGGCGACATCCGGGTCGAGCCGGCACCGGTACCACGGCCCGGACCCGGCGAGGTGCTGCTGAAGGTGGCCGCCTGCGGAGTGTGCGGATCCGACATCCCCAGGATGCTGAAAAACGGCGGCTACGTCATGCCGATCATCTGCGGGCACGAGTTCTCCGGCTGGGTGACCGAACTCGGCGCGGGCGTCGACGGATTCGAAATCGGTGAACTCGTATCGGTCCCCCCGCTGATCCCCTGCCGGACCTGCGAATTCTGCGCCAAGGGCGCGTTCGGACTGTGCGAGAACTACGACTACTTCGGTAGCAGGTCCAACGGCGCCTACGCCCAGTACGTCGTCAGTCCGGCAGGCAATCTACTGAAACTGCCCGCGGGTATCGACCCCCGCGCCGCCGCGATGCTGGACCCGGCCGCGATCGCACTGCACGGCCTGTGGAAGACCGACCTGCGCGCCGGGCATCGTGTCCTCGTCATCGGTGCCGGCCCGATCGGGCTGTTCGCCGTCCAATGGGCCAAACTGCACGGCGCCGTCCAGATCGTGGCGGTGGACCTCAGCGAAGAGAAGGCCGCCATGGCCCGCGAGGCCGGTGCCACCCATGCGGTGCAGAACGTCGAGGAGGCGAGGGCTCTGGCCGGACGGGGCTTCGACATCGTGCTCGAATCGGCAGGCGTCCCCGCGACGGCCGATATGGCGGCGAACCTGACCGGCCCGCACGGACACGCCGTCTTCGTCGGCATCCCGCACGCTCCGGTGACCCTGGACAAGGACACCTTCAACCAGTTCATGCGGCAGGAGACCAGCCTGCACGGCTCCTGGAACTCCTTCTCGGCGCCGTTCCCCGGCGACGAGTGGCGCACCTCGGCGCAAATGCTGGCCGAAGGAAAACTCAAGTGGGAGTTCATGATCACCCACGAACTCCCGCTGTCGGCCCTGCCGGACATGATGCAGCAGCTCGGCGACCGGTCGATCTTCTCGTCCAAAGTGCTGTTCCTGCCGAACAAGGACTGA
- a CDS encoding substrate-binding domain-containing protein encodes MRFAKAVSGITLGAAVALAFCGCSVPGDNASQSTNTVVDGPVKIGFSQATQQSPFYVALTDAAKSKAQTQGDEFFYADANGDVTKQNNDVQDLITRGVNVLVINPVDPKGITPSLAAAEAAGIKVVTVDRPVQSGAAAFVGRDNKAMGRLVGKAAVDALGPAGGKIIQIQGDAGGAVARERRDGFMDGVSSAPSITVVDGPYCDYTRSKAVTAMQDLLQAHPDLKAVYAQNDDMALGALQVLTENHRTDVKVFGVDGLMEAVRAIGGGDQYVATALNDPHVEGQLAMETAAKVARGESVPDFVDAQTGLVNKANAQSLEGESTFAAAE; translated from the coding sequence GTGAGATTCGCAAAAGCCGTCTCGGGAATCACGCTCGGAGCGGCCGTGGCGCTCGCGTTCTGCGGATGTTCCGTACCCGGAGACAACGCCTCGCAGAGCACCAACACGGTAGTCGACGGACCGGTGAAGATCGGCTTCAGCCAGGCGACCCAGCAGAGCCCCTTCTACGTCGCACTCACCGACGCGGCCAAGTCCAAGGCCCAGACTCAGGGGGACGAATTCTTCTACGCCGATGCCAACGGCGACGTGACGAAGCAGAACAACGACGTCCAGGACCTGATCACCCGGGGAGTCAATGTGCTGGTGATCAATCCGGTCGACCCGAAGGGAATCACGCCGTCCCTGGCGGCCGCCGAGGCGGCCGGCATCAAGGTGGTCACCGTCGACCGACCGGTGCAATCCGGCGCGGCGGCATTCGTCGGCCGCGACAACAAAGCCATGGGCCGGCTTGTCGGCAAGGCAGCCGTCGACGCACTCGGGCCGGCCGGCGGCAAGATCATCCAGATCCAGGGTGACGCAGGCGGCGCGGTAGCGCGCGAGCGCAGGGACGGATTCATGGACGGGGTCTCGTCCGCGCCCAGCATCACCGTTGTGGACGGTCCGTACTGCGACTACACCAGGTCCAAGGCCGTGACTGCCATGCAGGATCTGCTGCAGGCCCACCCCGATCTCAAGGCTGTGTACGCCCAGAACGACGACATGGCACTGGGGGCACTGCAGGTTCTCACCGAGAACCATCGCACCGATGTCAAGGTTTTCGGAGTGGACGGCCTGATGGAGGCGGTGCGCGCGATCGGCGGCGGCGACCAGTACGTCGCCACCGCGCTCAACGACCCCCACGTCGAGGGGCAACTTGCCATGGAGACTGCGGCCAAGGTCGCCCGTGGTGAATCGGTTCCGGATTTCGTCGACGCCCAGACGGGTTTGGTCAACAAGGCCAATGCGCAGTCGCTGGAAGGCGAATCAACTTTCGCCGCTGCCGAATAG
- a CDS encoding NAD(P)/FAD-dependent oxidoreductase: protein MDIAIIGAGLGGLATAVALQHDGHRPVVFDKTRELGEVGGPLGISPQTLRLFKQWNVVDAFDEISSATQYFENRDQLGQLEKVTDYAATPEDGAEHGRFGYADADLAPRTVHRADLHGLLASAVEPERVRLRHELSGITERDDHVELTFANGEVVPAGLVIAADGLRSRARKMFSDDDMHYCGSVIFRAVSPADCLEVTNDRLRSWHSADYAKHVISMPVRGGRQVAVDATLGVDEPPRHLWSAQADLQALARQFDQFDSAVGRMLRAATSPVYMHPVYDRDPIDRWTTARVALLGDAAHPMTPFGGQGANQAIQDAAELAAQIATVHDGDYTEALQCYQRVRTEQTAEIQRAARGYADRRAKVSLRLADVLVS from the coding sequence ATGGATATCGCCATCATCGGTGCGGGCCTCGGTGGCCTGGCAACCGCCGTCGCACTGCAGCACGACGGCCATCGGCCGGTCGTCTTCGACAAGACCCGCGAACTCGGCGAGGTCGGCGGCCCACTGGGTATCTCGCCGCAGACCCTGCGATTGTTCAAGCAGTGGAATGTGGTCGATGCGTTCGACGAAATCTCCTCGGCCACCCAGTACTTCGAGAACCGCGATCAGCTGGGGCAGTTGGAGAAGGTCACCGACTACGCGGCAACTCCGGAGGACGGCGCCGAACACGGCCGGTTCGGCTACGCCGATGCCGACCTTGCTCCCCGCACCGTGCACCGTGCGGATCTGCACGGCCTGCTGGCCTCGGCTGTGGAACCTGAGCGGGTGCGGCTTCGCCACGAACTTTCCGGTATCACCGAGCGTGACGATCATGTCGAGCTCACCTTCGCCAACGGTGAGGTTGTCCCGGCCGGTCTGGTAATCGCGGCCGACGGACTGCGGTCGAGAGCACGGAAGATGTTCAGCGACGACGACATGCACTACTGCGGGTCGGTGATCTTCCGGGCCGTCAGCCCCGCCGACTGTCTCGAGGTCACCAACGACCGACTGCGGTCCTGGCATTCGGCGGACTATGCCAAGCACGTCATCTCCATGCCGGTGCGAGGCGGCAGACAGGTGGCAGTCGACGCCACCCTCGGGGTGGACGAGCCGCCGCGGCACCTGTGGTCGGCCCAGGCCGATCTGCAGGCACTGGCCCGCCAATTCGACCAGTTCGACTCGGCCGTCGGTCGGATGCTGCGCGCCGCGACGAGCCCGGTCTACATGCACCCGGTGTACGACCGAGACCCGATCGACCGTTGGACCACCGCGCGCGTTGCGCTACTCGGGGATGCGGCGCACCCGATGACGCCGTTCGGTGGCCAAGGTGCCAATCAAGCTATCCAGGACGCCGCTGAGTTGGCCGCCCAGATCGCCACGGTCCACGATGGCGACTACACCGAAGCACTGCAGTGCTATCAACGCGTCAGGACGGAACAGACCGCGGAGATCCAGCGTGCCGCACGCGGTTACGCCGACCGCCGGGCCAAGGTGTCGCTGCGGCTGGCCGACGTCCTGGTGAGCTAG
- a CDS encoding sugar-binding transcriptional regulator, whose amino-acid sequence MSASTDRSHTDLLLYVAQCYYEQGRTQEDIGSELHLTRWKVGRLLDEARGVGLVQIKIVHPQARRADLEVAIRSRFGLRECVVVPGPDTVDSGEHIATAAATYLKSNSSWITTLGVSWGNTLQQIAAVLPTGWTSGIEVIQANGGVSRSVHPTKAANIVTSIAHSGNGRATLLPVPAIVERIETRDALYTEGFVEDVLSRARKAEALLFSLGALGPTSVLVESGAVTPAELALLESAGACGDILAHYITATGDLAYVDIDRRTVGLSLDDVKNANCAIAVAAGARKVPVVNGALKSGLCSVLITDEPTAEAVLEQRYDT is encoded by the coding sequence ATGAGCGCGTCGACCGACCGCAGCCATACCGACCTGCTGCTCTATGTCGCGCAGTGTTATTACGAGCAGGGCCGCACCCAGGAAGATATCGGGTCCGAACTCCACCTGACCCGGTGGAAGGTGGGACGGCTGCTGGATGAGGCCCGTGGTGTCGGCCTGGTACAGATCAAGATCGTCCATCCGCAGGCACGCCGCGCCGATCTGGAGGTTGCGATCCGCAGCCGGTTCGGGCTGCGCGAATGCGTGGTCGTACCGGGCCCGGACACCGTCGACAGCGGCGAGCACATCGCCACGGCCGCGGCCACCTACCTGAAGTCGAACTCCTCGTGGATCACCACCCTTGGCGTGTCCTGGGGCAACACCTTGCAACAGATCGCCGCGGTGCTGCCCACCGGATGGACGAGCGGCATCGAGGTCATCCAGGCCAATGGTGGGGTGAGCCGATCTGTGCATCCCACAAAGGCCGCCAACATCGTGACGAGCATCGCGCACAGCGGAAATGGACGGGCCACCCTGCTGCCGGTGCCGGCGATCGTCGAGCGAATCGAAACCCGTGATGCGCTCTACACCGAGGGTTTCGTGGAGGACGTACTGTCCCGTGCCCGCAAGGCAGAAGCCCTGCTGTTCTCACTGGGCGCCCTCGGCCCGACGTCGGTACTGGTCGAGTCCGGTGCCGTCACACCAGCCGAACTCGCGCTACTCGAGTCGGCCGGAGCCTGCGGTGACATTCTCGCCCACTACATCACGGCCACCGGGGACCTCGCCTATGTCGACATCGACAGGCGGACAGTCGGTCTGAGCCTCGACGATGTCAAGAACGCCAACTGCGCCATCGCGGTGGCAGCCGGGGCCCGCAAGGTCCCCGTCGTCAACGGCGCCTTGAAAAGCGGGCTGTGCTCAGTCCTGATTACCGACGAACCCACGGCAGAGGCCGTGCTGGAGCAGCGATATGACACGTAG